The following are encoded in a window of Streptosporangiales bacterium genomic DNA:
- the rmuC gene encoding DNA recombination protein RmuC produces the protein MDAITAALLVGGLLLGALLGAAVAVLIARVRHAHTVSERDTLRGERDRSRDAEERTAAALRKAESEVAGLSATLEAERRAAAEQAELVDRTMNERFRALSSAALEQSSKQFLQLADERFKEAQTKAAGDLDQRRQAVENMVAPLKDTLTKVEGQLRELEQARVAAYHSLTEQVGLVRQTGEQLRHETASLANALRAPQVRGRWGELQLERIVELAGMSEHCDVTKQGNATTDDGQRRPDLVVHLAGDKNVVVDSKVPLAAYLEAVEATEDAARTQALSRHARHLRKHVDQLAAKEYWAAFSPTPEFVVLFVPGEAFLAPALEHDPQLLEHAMANRVVIATPTTLISMLRTVAYTWQQAALTDNAREVFELGKQLYDRLGKLGDKVDGLGRAIGRVVTAYNGTVASLETRVLVSARRMRDLQLVEGELPAPTPVEETPRPLGAGELVSSASEARQIRLLYADEEDDDAADELGDERFGVTPQHPEEDQGRLAH, from the coding sequence ATGGACGCGATCACCGCTGCCCTGCTCGTCGGCGGACTGCTGCTCGGCGCACTGCTGGGTGCGGCAGTCGCCGTACTGATCGCCCGGGTGCGCCACGCCCACACCGTCAGCGAGCGCGACACGCTCCGCGGCGAGCGCGACCGGTCGCGTGACGCCGAGGAACGTACGGCGGCCGCGCTACGGAAGGCGGAGAGCGAGGTGGCCGGGCTCAGCGCCACGCTCGAGGCGGAACGCCGCGCGGCGGCCGAACAGGCGGAGTTGGTCGACCGCACCATGAACGAGCGCTTCCGTGCGCTGTCGTCCGCGGCGCTCGAACAGAGCAGCAAGCAGTTCCTCCAGCTCGCCGACGAGCGGTTCAAGGAAGCCCAGACCAAGGCGGCCGGCGACCTCGACCAGCGGCGGCAGGCCGTCGAGAACATGGTGGCGCCGCTGAAGGACACGCTGACCAAGGTCGAGGGGCAGCTGCGGGAGCTCGAACAGGCGCGCGTGGCGGCGTACCACTCGCTCACCGAGCAGGTCGGGCTGGTGCGGCAGACCGGCGAGCAGCTGCGGCACGAGACCGCGTCGCTGGCCAACGCGCTGCGCGCGCCGCAGGTCAGGGGCCGCTGGGGCGAGCTGCAGCTGGAACGCATCGTGGAGCTCGCCGGCATGTCCGAGCACTGCGACGTCACCAAGCAGGGCAACGCGACCACCGACGACGGGCAGCGCCGGCCGGACCTCGTCGTGCACCTCGCCGGCGACAAGAACGTGGTCGTCGACTCGAAGGTGCCGCTGGCCGCGTACCTGGAGGCGGTGGAGGCCACCGAGGACGCCGCGCGGACGCAGGCGCTTTCGCGGCATGCGCGGCACCTGCGCAAGCACGTCGACCAGCTGGCGGCGAAGGAGTACTGGGCGGCGTTCAGCCCGACGCCCGAGTTCGTGGTGCTCTTCGTGCCCGGCGAGGCGTTCCTCGCGCCCGCCCTCGAGCACGACCCGCAGCTGCTCGAGCACGCGATGGCCAACCGGGTGGTGATCGCCACCCCGACCACGCTGATCTCCATGCTGCGTACGGTCGCGTACACCTGGCAGCAGGCCGCGCTCACCGACAACGCCCGCGAGGTCTTCGAGCTCGGCAAGCAGCTCTACGACCGGCTCGGCAAGCTCGGCGACAAGGTCGACGGCCTCGGCCGCGCGATCGGACGCGTGGTCACCGCGTACAACGGCACCGTGGCTTCGCTGGAGACCCGGGTGCTGGTGAGCGCACGCCGGATGCGCGACCTGCAGCTGGTCGAGGGCGAGCTGCCCGCGCCGACCCCGGTGGAGGAGACACCGCGCCCGCTCGGCGCCGGTGAGCTGGTGTCGTCGGCGAGCGAGGCGAGGCAGATCCGGCTGCTGTACGCGGACGAGGAAGACGACGACGCGGCCGACGAGCTGGGCGACGAGCGGTTCGGCGTCACCCCGCAGCACCCTGAGGAAGACCAGGGTCGGCTGGCCCACTGA
- a CDS encoding TetR family transcriptional regulator: MADAGNGRPRRLSREVILDAGLRIVDEAGIEALTMRRLAADLQVNPMSIYHHLPGKAAVLAGLVERVYAQLRVDVPPDGTPWQDQVRAAAQAYRRILRAHPNLALQIISDPAAVAESLAVAGEPLYAALAQAGLPPRAVVDAANTVVDFVHGFLLGETRSGGEPFDLGPDLLERVAALPQGSAPTLTAVAEAVGADGFRFEYDRGFEVSLDILIRGIEAGLR; this comes from the coding sequence ATGGCAGACGCTGGCAACGGTCGCCCGCGGCGGTTGAGCCGGGAGGTGATCCTGGACGCCGGGCTGCGGATCGTCGACGAGGCCGGCATCGAGGCCCTGACCATGCGCCGCCTCGCCGCGGACCTGCAGGTCAACCCGATGTCGATCTACCACCACCTGCCGGGCAAGGCCGCCGTGCTCGCCGGCCTGGTGGAGCGGGTCTACGCCCAGCTGCGGGTGGACGTCCCGCCGGACGGCACGCCGTGGCAGGACCAGGTGCGCGCGGCGGCGCAGGCGTACCGGCGGATCCTGCGCGCGCACCCGAACCTGGCGCTGCAGATCATCTCCGACCCGGCGGCGGTGGCCGAGTCGCTCGCGGTGGCCGGTGAGCCGCTGTACGCAGCGCTGGCGCAGGCCGGGCTGCCGCCGCGGGCGGTCGTGGACGCCGCCAACACCGTGGTCGACTTCGTGCACGGTTTCCTGCTCGGCGAGACGAGGAGCGGCGGCGAGCCGTTCGACCTCGGTCCTGACCTGCTGGAACGCGTCGCCGCCCTACCGCAGGGCTCGGCGCCGACGCTCACGGCGGTCGCCGAGGCGGTCGGCGCCGACGGTTTCAGGTTCGAGTACGACCGCGGCTTCGAGGTCTCCCTCGACATCCTGATCAGGGGCATCGAGGCCGGCCTGCGGTAA
- a CDS encoding SDR family oxidoreductase, which yields MTLAGKVALVAGATRAAGRGIAVELGAVGATVYVTGRTSGSHRSEMDRPETIEETAALVDAAGGRGIPVQVDHLVPDEVRALVARIEREQGALHVLVNNIWGATKMEWDKTVWESDLEYGLHTLRLAVDTHAITSHVAIPLLLETPGGLVVEVTDGTDEYNAINYRVSFFYDLAKAANLRMAFALGHELAPRGATAVALTPGWLRSEAMLEEFGVTEANWRDATERIPHFAISESPAFVGRATAALAQDPDVARWNGQSLSSGQLARVYGFTDTDGSRPDAWRYVPEVQDADKPADTTGYR from the coding sequence GTGACGCTGGCGGGCAAGGTGGCTCTGGTGGCCGGGGCGACGAGGGCGGCAGGTCGCGGGATCGCGGTCGAGCTGGGTGCGGTCGGGGCGACCGTGTACGTGACCGGGCGGACCAGCGGTTCGCACCGCTCCGAGATGGACCGTCCGGAGACCATCGAGGAGACCGCCGCCCTGGTCGACGCGGCGGGCGGCAGGGGCATCCCGGTGCAGGTCGACCACCTGGTGCCGGACGAGGTCCGGGCGCTCGTCGCCAGGATCGAGCGCGAGCAGGGTGCGCTGCACGTCCTGGTGAACAACATCTGGGGCGCGACGAAGATGGAGTGGGACAAGACGGTCTGGGAGTCCGACCTGGAGTACGGGCTGCACACCCTGCGGCTGGCCGTGGACACGCACGCCATCACCAGCCACGTCGCGATCCCGTTGCTGCTCGAGACGCCGGGCGGGCTCGTCGTGGAGGTCACCGACGGCACCGACGAGTACAACGCGATCAACTACCGGGTCTCGTTCTTCTACGACCTGGCGAAGGCGGCGAACCTGCGGATGGCCTTCGCGCTCGGCCACGAGCTGGCGCCGCGCGGCGCCACGGCGGTCGCGCTCACCCCCGGCTGGCTGCGCTCCGAGGCGATGCTCGAGGAGTTCGGCGTCACCGAGGCGAACTGGCGCGACGCGACCGAGCGGATACCGCACTTCGCGATCTCTGAGAGCCCCGCGTTCGTCGGCCGCGCGACCGCCGCGCTCGCGCAGGACCCCGACGTCGCGCGGTGGAACGGCCAGTCGCTGTCCAGCGGACAGCTGGCCAGGGTCTACGGCTTCACCGACACCGACGGCAGCCGGCCGGACGCCTGGCGGTACGTCCCCGAGGTGCAGGACGCCGACAAGCCGGCGGACACCACAGGGTACCGCTGA
- a CDS encoding 4-hydroxy-3-methylbut-2-enyl diphosphate reductase, whose protein sequence is MPTLGSMTNAPNRVLLAKPRGYCAGVDRAVVTVERALEKYGPPVYVRKQIVHNTHVVRTLEERGAIFVEEVDEVPEGALVVFSAHGVAPSVHTGAAERNLRTIDATCPLVTKVHNEAKRFASQGKQILLIGHEGHEEVEGTAGEAPEDVVLVDGPQQAQTIEIKDPKQLVWLSQTTLSVDETNETVQALRERFPELGDPPSDDICYATQNRQNAVKQIAAESDLLLVVGSRNSSNSVRLVEVGLAYGASASYLVDNAGEIDPAWLDGVSTVGLTSGASVPEELVSEVIDWLAQRGYGDLQEVDAPSESTLFALPRELRETRKKAQA, encoded by the coding sequence ATGCCTACCCTGGGGAGCATGACCAACGCCCCGAACCGAGTGCTGCTCGCCAAGCCCCGTGGCTACTGTGCCGGCGTCGACCGCGCCGTGGTGACCGTGGAGCGCGCGCTGGAGAAGTACGGCCCGCCGGTCTACGTACGCAAGCAGATCGTGCACAACACGCACGTGGTGCGCACGCTCGAGGAACGCGGCGCGATCTTCGTGGAGGAGGTCGACGAGGTGCCAGAGGGCGCGCTCGTGGTGTTCTCCGCGCACGGCGTCGCGCCGAGCGTCCACACGGGCGCGGCCGAGCGCAACCTCCGCACCATCGACGCGACCTGCCCGCTGGTCACGAAGGTGCACAACGAGGCCAAGCGGTTCGCGTCCCAGGGCAAGCAGATCCTGCTGATCGGGCACGAGGGCCACGAGGAGGTCGAGGGCACCGCGGGCGAGGCGCCAGAGGACGTCGTGCTCGTGGACGGTCCGCAGCAGGCCCAGACGATCGAGATCAAGGACCCGAAGCAGCTGGTGTGGCTGTCGCAGACCACGCTGTCGGTGGACGAGACCAACGAGACCGTCCAGGCGCTGCGGGAGCGGTTCCCCGAGCTCGGCGACCCGCCGAGCGACGACATCTGCTACGCCACGCAGAACCGGCAGAACGCCGTGAAGCAGATCGCTGCGGAGTCCGACCTGCTGCTGGTCGTCGGCTCGCGTAACTCGTCGAACTCCGTACGGCTGGTGGAGGTCGGGCTGGCGTATGGCGCGAGCGCGTCGTACCTCGTGGACAACGCCGGCGAGATCGACCCGGCGTGGCTGGACGGTGTGTCGACCGTCGGCCTGACCAGCGGGGCCTCGGTGCCGGAGGAGCTGGTGTCCGAGGTGATCGACTGGCTCGCGCAGCGCGGCTACGGCGACCTGCAGGAGGTCGACGCGCCGTCGGAGTCGACGCTCTTCGCCCTGCCCAGGGAGCTGCGCGAGACCCGCAAGAAGGCGCAGGCGTAA
- a CDS encoding exodeoxyribonuclease VII large subunit, with the protein METSPERPVPVRTVAQLIAQWVGRLGRVWVDGQLTDLSRRPGSNTVFLTLRDPVAQVSLPVTCAKQLVDGIQPPLVDGARVVVHAKPEVYVTRGRLSLAATEIRPVGVGELLARIERLRQMLAAEGLFATERKRRPPFLPRRIGLICGRDSAAERDVLENAKRRWPAVQFRVQQVAVQGTYAATEVTEALRHLDADPEVDVIIVARGGGSLEDLLPFSDEGLLRAVAACRTPVVSAVGHEQDAPLVDLVADVRASTPTDAAKQVVPDVGEQSELIRQLRDRARRHLTSWLGREQAALHALRSRPALADPVRELDRREQEVVDVRDRAHRSLRHQLDRAADDIRHVRARVVALSPAATLQRGYAVVQHADGRVAASAQQVTAGEAVTVRLVDGRFDATVTTVETADEEQERP; encoded by the coding sequence ATGGAGACCTCGCCAGAACGCCCGGTGCCCGTACGCACCGTGGCGCAGCTGATCGCGCAGTGGGTCGGCCGGCTCGGGCGGGTCTGGGTGGACGGCCAGCTCACCGACCTCAGCCGCCGGCCAGGCTCGAACACCGTGTTCCTCACCCTGCGCGACCCGGTCGCGCAGGTGTCGCTGCCGGTCACCTGCGCGAAGCAGCTCGTCGACGGGATCCAGCCGCCGCTGGTCGACGGCGCCCGGGTGGTCGTGCACGCCAAGCCGGAGGTGTACGTGACCCGCGGCCGGCTGTCGCTCGCGGCGACGGAGATCCGGCCGGTCGGCGTCGGCGAGCTGCTCGCCAGGATCGAACGGCTGCGCCAGATGCTCGCCGCCGAGGGGCTGTTCGCCACCGAGCGCAAACGCCGACCGCCGTTCCTCCCCCGCCGCATCGGGCTGATCTGCGGCCGCGACTCCGCGGCGGAACGCGACGTGCTGGAGAACGCCAAGCGCCGCTGGCCGGCGGTGCAGTTCCGGGTGCAGCAGGTCGCCGTGCAGGGCACGTACGCGGCCACCGAGGTAACCGAGGCGCTGCGCCACCTCGACGCCGACCCCGAGGTCGACGTCATCATCGTCGCGCGCGGCGGCGGGTCGCTCGAGGACCTGCTGCCGTTCTCCGACGAGGGCCTGCTGCGCGCCGTGGCCGCGTGCCGTACGCCGGTGGTGAGCGCGGTGGGTCACGAGCAGGACGCGCCGTTGGTCGACCTGGTCGCCGACGTCCGCGCGTCCACGCCGACCGACGCGGCGAAGCAGGTGGTGCCCGACGTCGGCGAGCAGAGCGAGCTGATCAGGCAGCTGCGCGACCGGGCGCGGCGGCACCTCACCAGCTGGCTGGGCCGGGAGCAGGCCGCGCTGCACGCGCTGCGGTCGCGTCCGGCGCTCGCCGACCCGGTGCGGGAGCTGGACCGCAGGGAGCAGGAGGTGGTGGACGTCCGCGACCGCGCACACAGGTCGCTGCGCCACCAGCTGGACCGCGCGGCCGACGACATCAGGCATGTGCGGGCGCGCGTGGTGGCGCTGTCGCCCGCCGCTACGCTGCAGCGTGGCTATGCCGTGGTGCAGCACGCCGACGGACGGGTGGCGGCGTCCGCGCAGCAGGTGACGGCCGGCGAGGCAGTCACCGTACGCCTGGTCGACGGCAGGTTCGACGCGACGGTGACCACGGTGGAGACGGCTGACGAGGAGCAGGAGCGGCCATGA
- a CDS encoding exodeoxyribonuclease VII small subunit, with the protein MTDNQQPEASYEQARAELVEVVRKLEAGGTTLEESLALWERGEELARTCQDWLDGARARLHQAMTDTDPDAEEPTAEADGDGEESGEAPPF; encoded by the coding sequence ATGACGGACAACCAGCAGCCCGAGGCCAGCTACGAGCAGGCCCGCGCCGAGCTGGTCGAGGTCGTGCGCAAGCTGGAGGCCGGCGGCACCACTCTGGAGGAGTCGCTGGCCCTGTGGGAGCGCGGCGAGGAGCTGGCCCGCACCTGCCAGGACTGGCTGGACGGCGCCCGCGCCCGCCTCCACCAGGCCATGACCGACACCGACCCCGACGCCGAGGAACCCACCGCCGAGGCCGACGGCGACGGCGAGGAGTCCGGCGAGGCCCCACCGTTCTAG